One stretch of Phycisphaerae bacterium DNA includes these proteins:
- a CDS encoding type II secretion system protein, giving the protein MKRLCRMTNSTIAPSRLGFTLIEVLVVVAIIALLIAVLLPSLSKAKEKARQSVCLSNLHQQGIGFAAYAAENRHMLPMVGRFRYTLAEGKYYTLGDPNRSDWIKVNNGLLYRKYVGGNPEVFYCPSNTDADADGDRGMAVFLQRYQHPAASDPQYVDSHNAANSPIGAYTYALPIAAGKSPTDAGAKMYPVEAMIGGPYYSYMTDPTELDHQQALEFLGHFPQYLRGKHSMHALLTDAYFGGYRGYHLNGFNVLYGDYHAKRVPDPAGKIIKGVGGGAVYTPGELATKGKAFMVWDYFSRNP; this is encoded by the coding sequence ATGAAGCGTCTTTGTCGGATGACCAATAGTACGATTGCACCTTCTCGGCTCGGCTTTACCCTTATTGAGGTCCTAGTCGTTGTGGCCATCATCGCCCTTCTGATCGCCGTACTGCTCCCTTCTCTCAGCAAGGCGAAGGAAAAGGCCAGGCAGTCGGTGTGTTTGTCCAATCTCCACCAGCAGGGAATCGGCTTTGCGGCTTATGCCGCCGAGAATCGCCACATGCTCCCCATGGTGGGGCGTTTTAGGTACACGCTCGCCGAAGGCAAGTATTACACGTTGGGAGACCCCAACCGAAGTGACTGGATCAAGGTCAACAACGGCCTCCTTTATCGCAAATACGTCGGCGGCAATCCCGAAGTATTCTATTGTCCCAGCAACACTGATGCCGATGCGGATGGCGACCGCGGCATGGCTGTCTTCCTGCAAAGATACCAGCACCCGGCTGCCTCCGATCCCCAGTACGTTGACTCGCACAACGCAGCCAATTCTCCCATCGGTGCCTACACCTATGCTTTGCCCATCGCCGCAGGAAAGTCTCCCACGGACGCCGGAGCCAAGATGTACCCGGTCGAGGCGATGATCGGCGGGCCCTATTACTCCTACATGACGGATCCCACCGAGCTCGACCACCAGCAGGCTCTCGAGTTCCTCGGACACTTTCCCCAGTATCTTCGAGGTAAGCACAGCATGCACGCGCTGCTCACCGATGCCTATTTCGGCGGGTACAGGGGATATCACCTCAATGGGTTCAACGTCCTCTATGGCGACTACCACGCCAAGAGAGTTCCCGACCCGGCGGGTAAGATCATCAAAGGCGTCGGCGGCGGGGCCGTCTATACGCCCGGAGAACTCGCCACCAAGGGCAAAGCGTTCATGGTCTGGGACTACTTCTCCCGAAATCCTTGA
- a CDS encoding PIG-L family deacetylase, whose protein sequence is MMDDRQLDIVFAAPHPDDLEIGCGGTIASLADKGYQVGMVHLTNGEPTPNGSPERRSQEAVKAAEVLGAAVCEILPLTNRELMDGPPARYALATILRRYRPRILVGLAGRTTAASPDHYQAQLIVEAARFYSQLTKWDDRFGHTSPHRIDHLVYRPIPSAAERMHFHGQFVVDITDTLERKLEAIRCYRSQFDGQRFDRLRHYVTSVAGAEGGQAGYRYGELYCLPRPVGVKDMIAMLGSWEIPPPFSPYSSG, encoded by the coding sequence ATGATGGACGACCGACAACTGGATATCGTTTTTGCCGCACCTCACCCCGACGACCTGGAAATCGGCTGTGGAGGCACGATTGCTTCGCTGGCGGACAAAGGCTATCAGGTGGGAATGGTTCATTTGACCAATGGCGAGCCGACGCCGAACGGGTCGCCCGAACGCCGATCGCAGGAGGCCGTGAAAGCGGCAGAAGTGCTGGGGGCGGCGGTGTGCGAGATCCTGCCGCTGACAAACCGCGAACTCATGGATGGGCCGCCGGCCCGCTATGCGCTGGCAACAATCTTGCGACGATATCGCCCGCGGATCCTGGTCGGCCTGGCAGGGCGGACGACCGCGGCTTCTCCCGACCACTATCAGGCACAGCTAATAGTTGAGGCGGCGCGCTTCTACTCACAGCTCACCAAGTGGGATGACCGTTTTGGCCACACATCCCCGCACCGGATCGATCATCTCGTCTATCGCCCGATCCCGTCGGCCGCAGAGCGGATGCACTTTCATGGGCAGTTCGTGGTGGATATCACGGACACACTGGAACGTAAGCTTGAGGCGATTCGTTGTTACCGTTCGCAGTTCGACGGCCAGCGATTTGATCGACTCCGACATTACGTAACCAGCGTGGCAGGCGCGGAGGGCGGCCAAGCCGGCTACCGGTACGGGGAGCTGTACTGTCTGCCTCGCCCGGTGGGCGTCAAGGACATGATTGCCATGCTGGGTTCGTGGGAGATTCCGCCGCCGTTCTCCCCATATTCCAGTGGGTAA
- a CDS encoding GNAT family N-acetyltransferase, with the protein MVISTPATDRELQRGLQRLVYHPKLSPAEIDRRVKTLVNHAERRGLSLKHCLIARHERNILYSCLCIDSPGRSSAVYLPGWLPDPQAAETLVSLLRKAADEARNRGISFLQAIIPLDAALERNAYEQAGFQRLAELIYMERESTEPLVVEKPSPALSWITYSPETHQLFAQTVQDTYEGSLDCAGISGKRDIEDVMATHRCTGVFNPRTWFVGVADGRPVGTLLLSEVPEQAALEVVYMGLRPGYRGKGYASTLLEHAVRTARNRAALRLTLAVDAENSPARRLYARFAFVETSRRSAWVRILSPANKPPDR; encoded by the coding sequence ATGGTCATCTCCACACCCGCAACAGATCGTGAGCTTCAGCGCGGGCTTCAGCGGCTCGTTTACCATCCGAAGTTGTCCCCGGCAGAGATCGACCGTCGGGTCAAAACACTGGTCAACCACGCCGAAAGACGCGGCCTGTCGCTCAAACACTGCCTGATCGCACGCCACGAAAGGAATATCCTCTATAGCTGCTTGTGCATCGATTCGCCCGGCCGATCGTCGGCGGTCTACCTCCCTGGTTGGCTGCCCGATCCCCAAGCCGCTGAAACGCTTGTCAGTCTTCTGCGCAAAGCTGCTGATGAGGCACGCAACCGCGGCATTTCTTTCCTGCAAGCCATCATTCCGCTCGACGCTGCCCTTGAGCGAAACGCGTATGAACAAGCGGGGTTTCAACGTCTTGCTGAGCTGATCTACATGGAGCGCGAGTCCACCGAACCGCTCGTCGTCGAAAAGCCGTCCCCTGCCCTGTCTTGGATTACCTATTCTCCCGAAACCCACCAGCTTTTCGCGCAAACCGTTCAAGACACTTACGAAGGCAGCCTGGATTGCGCAGGTATCAGCGGAAAAAGAGACATTGAGGACGTCATGGCCACTCACCGCTGCACCGGCGTGTTCAATCCTCGCACTTGGTTCGTCGGTGTTGCAGACGGCAGGCCGGTCGGTACTCTCCTGCTCTCTGAAGTGCCGGAGCAGGCCGCTCTTGAGGTCGTGTATATGGGATTGCGACCCGGCTATCGCGGCAAAGGTTACGCGTCCACGCTCCTCGAGCATGCGGTGCGAACCGCACGCAATCGCGCGGCCCTCAGATTGACGCTGGCTGTGGATGCCGAGAATTCGCCGGCCCGACGGCTGTATGCGCGATTTGCCTTTGTGGAAACATCGCGACGATCCGCATGGGTGCGAATCCTCAGTCCCGCCAACAAACCCCCAGACCGCTGA
- the dnaA gene encoding chromosomal replication initiator protein DnaA, with translation MITPRMDSVALIQSTIAQEVGPQRYKVWFKNATQFTMTDGHLKISTPNAFICGWIERHFADTISDAARRATGQDLQLSFVVDPNLLHALRKRQLNSQADFIAKNPDRVARRHRHEPTTPLSRLRGRFDSLVVGPSNELAFSVVKRIADRDPAAYSPVFVHGGCGVGKTHLMHALANHLAEHHPDCRWLCVTGDDFTNGFIHALQTKRIEAFRQQYRNVDVLIIDDVHFLANKKATQEEFLHTFNAIDGHRKQVVLASDSHPKLIGQFSEQLVNRFVAGMVVRIDVPDYRMRCEILNRRARVATSQPVPQEVIAYIAEHLQANVRELEGALLKLIMFSRVAHQPITLSLARHALADHLARTQRALGLDDIDHIVATYFGLTPADLHTSRKTRTLALARNIAMYLARKHTRMSFPEIGRFMGDKNHSTVILANRKIERLLAADEIVARQTPAGIKEERLRDIITSIEEQIARQRTSQHPRPSSEPATPDSGVVRQPRVAIG, from the coding sequence GTGATTACTCCGCGCATGGACAGCGTTGCTTTGATTCAAAGCACGATCGCCCAGGAGGTCGGTCCTCAGCGTTACAAGGTGTGGTTCAAGAATGCCACGCAGTTCACCATGACCGACGGTCATTTGAAAATCAGCACTCCCAACGCGTTCATATGTGGCTGGATTGAAAGACATTTCGCGGACACCATCAGCGACGCGGCCCGCCGGGCCACCGGCCAGGACTTGCAGCTTTCTTTCGTCGTCGACCCGAACCTGTTGCACGCCCTCAGAAAGCGACAACTCAACTCACAGGCCGACTTCATCGCCAAGAACCCCGACCGCGTGGCTCGCCGCCATCGTCACGAACCAACTACCCCCTTGTCCCGCCTGCGCGGCCGTTTCGACTCTCTCGTCGTCGGTCCGTCAAATGAACTGGCTTTCTCCGTGGTCAAACGGATCGCCGATCGCGACCCGGCCGCATACAGCCCCGTCTTTGTCCATGGCGGCTGCGGTGTGGGCAAGACCCACTTGATGCATGCGTTAGCCAACCACTTGGCTGAGCATCATCCGGATTGCCGGTGGCTCTGCGTAACCGGAGATGACTTCACCAACGGCTTCATTCATGCGCTGCAGACCAAGCGGATCGAGGCCTTCCGGCAGCAGTACCGCAACGTGGACGTCCTGATCATCGATGACGTCCACTTCCTCGCCAACAAAAAGGCGACTCAGGAGGAGTTCCTCCACACCTTCAACGCCATCGACGGGCATCGCAAACAGGTCGTCTTGGCCAGCGACTCGCATCCCAAGCTGATCGGGCAATTCAGCGAGCAACTCGTCAATCGCTTCGTCGCGGGGATGGTCGTGCGGATCGACGTGCCGGATTACCGCATGCGCTGCGAAATCCTCAACCGCCGCGCCCGCGTCGCGACCTCACAACCCGTTCCGCAGGAAGTCATCGCATACATCGCCGAACATCTTCAAGCCAACGTCCGGGAACTCGAAGGCGCCCTGCTCAAGCTGATCATGTTCAGTCGCGTGGCACATCAACCGATTACCCTTTCCCTTGCCCGGCACGCGCTCGCCGACCATTTGGCCCGCACGCAACGAGCCCTCGGCCTCGATGACATAGACCACATCGTGGCCACGTACTTCGGCCTGACGCCCGCCGACCTTCACACCTCGCGCAAGACGCGCACCCTTGCCCTGGCTCGCAACATCGCCATGTATCTCGCCCGCAAGCACACCCGCATGAGTTTCCCCGAAATCGGGCGCTTCATGGGCGACAAGAACCACTCGACTGTGATCCTGGCCAATCGAAAGATCGAGCGACTACTGGCGGCGGATGAGATCGTGGCCCGACAAACGCCTGCCGGTATCAAAGAGGAGCGCCTCCGAGACATCATCACAAGCATCGAGGAGCAGATCGCTCGGCAAAGAACCAGCCAGCATCCAAGACCATCGTCCGAACCGGCGACGCCCGACTCCGGCGTCGTTCGGCAGCCTCGTGTGGCAATCGGCTGA